The segment ATGATAAAAATAGACCCCGGCAGGAGATTGCCGTCGTAAAAAAAGAGATTGCCTTACGTGCAGCCTACACGCCAGACATGGCTTCGCGCAGCTTGCCGGAGCAGCCGGTGTCGTTTCTCACCTGTTTTGCAGGAAATCACCTCTCTGCTTCGTAGTATCCCAAGGAAGCTGTGTGCAGGGCAAAAAAAGTCGTTTTCTGTTCATGGCTCTGTCATACAATGTGGATATACTACGGATAGACGGCCCGCGCTTTGGGAAAGGGCGCAGGCAGAAGGGATGGAATACGCACGATGAACGTTTGGCTGCGTCAGCTTGGAACGCTGGAATTCTGGAAAGCATTACTGGACAGCTTTGGCGGCCTTGGCCCCATTGCCCCCATCGTGCTGGCCATGGTGGAGTCTTTTTTCCCGCCGCTGCCGCTGATCGCCATTGTGGCGCTGAATGTGGCGGCCCACGGCGGCCTGCTGGGCTTTCTGTACAGCTGGGCCGGTGTGGCACTGGGCGGCTGCATCATGTTCCTGCTCTGGCGGCGGGTAGTCAAGCGCTTCTTCTGGAAGTTCGCCTCCCGCTCCCCCAAGCTGGAAAAAGCTCAGCAATGGGTGAACCGCTTTGACACCTCGTCGCTGTTCATGCTCACGCTTCTGCCCTTCACGCCAAGCTCCTTTATGCATCTGGCCTTTGGCATCTCGGACTTTGACGAAAAGCGGTACCTCATCACCATGCTGCTGGGCAAAGGCGTCATGGTGGCCCTGATCGCGCTGTTCGGGCAGTCGCTTGTCAGTTCCATGAAGAACCCGGTCTATCTGGTGCTGGCCATTCTTTTATGGGCAGGCATGTACTGGGTGAGCAAAAAGTTCTGCAAGAAGCACAATCTGGAATAATAATTTAGAATGCCCTCCGCTTCGCTCTGGGCATATTTAGCGGAACAATATTTTTATAATAGAGCAACAGCAGACAGCCTGCGGGCTGTCTGCTGTTGCATTTTCACAGTAATGGCCCAAAAGGGAAACTCCATCTGTTGCGCTTATTTCCTTCGGAAATGACCGCGCAACCGGAAAATATGCCGCTTGCAACTACGGCCCCTTCCGTGAAAAAGCAAACCAGCCAAGCCCGCTGACATGATCCCCCTCAAGTAGACAATGTAAATAACCAAATTCTACTTAGGGGGTATTTTATGCCCAGAGCAAAGCGGAGGGCATTTAAAATCGTTCACTTCCCCTTGACATTCACTTTGTCTGCTGTATAATATGTATGTTATCGAACAGTTCTATTCAAAACTGTCCAGTTTCAAACAAATCAAAGGAACCGATCATTATGTGTGACGAAATCAAAATCGATTGCTGCAAACGCACGGACCCGCCCTGGGAAAGCCCGCAGGTCATCCCGGCACAGATCCGCCGGGTGGATAACCTGATCTTCCGCAAGATCAACCAGTTTGCCCGCGAAAACGGCGTGGAGCAGGCCACCCCCATGCACGGGTGGATCATTGAGTATCTTTACCGCCACCGGGACGCAGCCGTGTTCCAGCGGGACATCGAGCGGGAGTTCTCCATCACCCGCTCCACCGTGACCAACATCCTGCAATTGATGGAGCGCAAGGGGTATATCGAGCGGCGCAGTGTCCCGCAGGACGCCCGGCTCAAGCAGCTGGTGCTCACCGAAGAGGGCATCCGCTTCCACGAGAACACGATTCGTTCCTTCCATCAGACCGACGATTATGTGGCAGGGTTGCTGACGGAGGAAGAGAACACCGAGCTGCTGCGGCTGCTGAACAAGCTGCGGGATGCACTGAAATGAACCCTCTCAGGCTCGCTTTGCTCGCCAGCTCCCCCGAAGGGGGAGCTATGTGCACCATAATACAAAGGGTGATGCGTCCAATTCAAAGCAGGTCGTATCGTTCAGAGCAAAAAAAGCTCCCCCCTTTGGGGGAGCTGGCAAAGCCGACAGGCTTTGCCTGAGAGGGTTTGTCAACTTGCCTAAAATCAGCTTGCTAAATTAGTAATTATGAACATTTCTCGAAACGTCTTGACAATTAAAATGTTTTGTATAAAATTGTTCTGTACCAAACAAATAAAAAGCAACAGGAGGTAACTCAGATGATCAAAAAGTTAGTGTCGCATCTGGGCGAGTATAAACGCGCCGCAGTCCTGACACCGCTCTTTGCCGCTCTGGAAGCCGTGATGGATGTGCTTTTGCCCACCATCATGGCCTTCATCATCGATCAGGGCATTGAAAAGGGCGATATGAACGCCATCCTCAAGTACGGCCTGCTCACCTTTCTGGTGGCTGTGGTCGCGCTGGCGCTGGGCGTTCTGGCCGGCAAATACGCCGCCGAGGCATCCACCGGCTTTGCCGGCAACCTGCGCGATGCCATGTATGAGAACATCCAGCATTATTCGTTCTCCAACATTGATAAGTTCTCCACCGCAGGCCTTGTCACCCGCATGACCACCGATGTGACCAACGTGCAGAACGCCTTCCAGATGATCGAGCGCATGTGCGTGCGCGCCCCGGTGCATCTGGTGTTCGCCCTGTTCATGGCCGTGATGATCGGCGGCCCGCTGTCGCTGATCTTCGTGGTGGCGGTGGTCTTTCTGGTGGCAGTGCTGGCAGGCATCATGGTGCCCACCTTCCACATCTTTGACCGGGTGTTCAAAAACTACGACGCCCTGAATGCGTCCGTGCAGGAGAACGTCTCCGCCATCCGCGTGGTGAAGAGCTTCGTGCGCGAGGGCTTTGAGAACGAAAAGTACACCAAGGCCTGCCAGAGCCTGTATGACCAGTTCGTCAACGCCGAAAGCCGCCTGAGCTTCAACAACCCCGCCATGCTGGTCGCTGTCTACGGCTGCAACCTTGCACTGAGCTGGCTGGGCGCAAAATATGTGCTGCACGGTGCCATTACCACCGGCCAGCTGAACGCTCTGTTCGGCTACATCATGAACATCCTCATGGCCCTGATGATGCTCAGCATGGCCTTTGTCATGATCTCCATGTCTGCCGCTTCCGCCAAACGTATCGTGGAAGTGCTGGACGAGACCACCGACCTGCCCCCCGCAAAGCAGCCGGTGCAGCAGGTGGCCGATGGCAGCATCCAGTTCGACCATGTCACCTTCAAGTATAAGCACGGCAGCGGTCAGCCGGTGCTGAACGACATCAGCTTTACCATCCGGCCCGGCGAGACGCTGGGCATCATCGGCGGCACCGGCAGCGCAAAATCCAGTCTGGTGCAGCTGATCCCCCGCCTGTACGATGCCGAGAGCGGCACCGTGCGCGTGGGCGGCGTGGATGTGCGGGACTACAATCTCGATGTGCTGCGCCGCGAGGTATCCATGGTGCTGCAGAAGAACGTGCTGTTCAGCGGCACCATTCTGGACAACCTGCGCTGGGGCGACGAGAACGCCAGCGAGGAAGAGTGCATCCGTGTGGCAAAGCTGGCCTGCGCGGATGAGTTCATCGAGCGCTTCCCGGACAAATACAATACATGGATCGAGCAGGGCGGCTCCAACGTGTCCGGCGGCCAGAAGCAGCGCCTGACCATCGCCCGCGCCCTGCTGCGCAAGTCCAAGGTGCTGATTTTGGACGACTCCACCAGCGCCGTGGATACCGCTACCGATGCCAAGATCCGCAAGGCGTTCCGCGAAGAAATTCCCGGCACCACCAAGATCATCATTGCACAGCGTATTTCCTCGGTGCAGGACGCTGACCGCATCCTTGTGCTGGACAACGGCCGCATCGATGGTCTGGGCACCCATGAGGAGCTTTTGAAGACCAACGCCATCTATCAGGAAGTCTACAGCAGTCAGACACAGGGCAGCGGCGACTTTGACAAACAGGGAGGTGAACAGTAATGGCTCAGGCAAAAGAAGTTCGCGGCCCCGGCCCCCGCATGGGCGGCCCGCGCCCCAAGGTGGAAAACCCGGGCAAGCTGCTGAAGCGCATCATGGATGAGGTATTCCGGCACTATCTGCCCCACTGCATCCTTGTGCTTGTCTGCATCGTGGTCAGCGCACTGGCAAACGTACAGGCCAGTCTGTTTTTAAAGACTCTGATGGACGATTACATCGTACCCATGACCCAGCAGCAGGACCCGGATTTTGCCCCGCTGGCTGCGGCTCTGCTGCGGGTAGGCATCATCTACGTCATTGGCATTCTGGCAGCGTGGGGCAACGCCCGCATCATGGTCAACGTGACACAGGGCACCCTGCGCAACCTGCGCACCCAGCTGTTCACCCACATGGAGAGCCTGCCCATCAAGTATTTTGACCAGCATCCCCATGGCGACATCATGTCCGTGTACACCAACGATGTGGATACCCTGCGCCAGATGCTCAGTCAGAGCATCCCGCAGCTGGTGTCCAGCGCCATTACCATTGTTTCCGTGTTCTTCAGCATGTGCATGCTCAGCTGGCAGCTGACGATCGTCACCATGCTGATGGTGGCGCTGATGATGTTCTGCTCCAAAAAGATCACCCAGCAGTCCGGCAAATACTTCATCCAGCAGCAGCGGGATCTGGGCAAGTTGAACGGCTACATCGAAGAAATGATGGAAGGCCAGAAGGTCGTCAAGGTGTTCACCCACGAGCAGAAGGCGCTGGACGGTTTCCGCCAGCTGAACGACCAGCTGAAGGACAGCGCCAACAAAGCAAACAGCTTTGCCAACATCATGATGCCGGTCAACGCCCAGCTGGGCAACATCAGCTATGCCGTCTGCGCGCTGGCAGGCGCAGCCATGGCCGTGAGCGGCATGGGCGGCACGACCCTTGGCACAGTGGTGGCTTTCCTGAGCCTGAATAAGGGCTTCAACATGCCCATCAGTCAGGTGTCCATGCAGGCCAACAGCG is part of the Faecalibacterium sp. HTF-F genome and harbors:
- a CDS encoding TVP38/TMEM64 family protein, with the translated sequence MNVWLRQLGTLEFWKALLDSFGGLGPIAPIVLAMVESFFPPLPLIAIVALNVAAHGGLLGFLYSWAGVALGGCIMFLLWRRVVKRFFWKFASRSPKLEKAQQWVNRFDTSSLFMLTLLPFTPSSFMHLAFGISDFDEKRYLITMLLGKGVMVALIALFGQSLVSSMKNPVYLVLAILLWAGMYWVSKKFCKKHNLE
- a CDS encoding MarR family winged helix-turn-helix transcriptional regulator, with amino-acid sequence MCDEIKIDCCKRTDPPWESPQVIPAQIRRVDNLIFRKINQFARENGVEQATPMHGWIIEYLYRHRDAAVFQRDIEREFSITRSTVTNILQLMERKGYIERRSVPQDARLKQLVLTEEGIRFHENTIRSFHQTDDYVAGLLTEEENTELLRLLNKLRDALK
- a CDS encoding ABC transporter ATP-binding protein — protein: MIKKLVSHLGEYKRAAVLTPLFAALEAVMDVLLPTIMAFIIDQGIEKGDMNAILKYGLLTFLVAVVALALGVLAGKYAAEASTGFAGNLRDAMYENIQHYSFSNIDKFSTAGLVTRMTTDVTNVQNAFQMIERMCVRAPVHLVFALFMAVMIGGPLSLIFVVAVVFLVAVLAGIMVPTFHIFDRVFKNYDALNASVQENVSAIRVVKSFVREGFENEKYTKACQSLYDQFVNAESRLSFNNPAMLVAVYGCNLALSWLGAKYVLHGAITTGQLNALFGYIMNILMALMMLSMAFVMISMSAASAKRIVEVLDETTDLPPAKQPVQQVADGSIQFDHVTFKYKHGSGQPVLNDISFTIRPGETLGIIGGTGSAKSSLVQLIPRLYDAESGTVRVGGVDVRDYNLDVLRREVSMVLQKNVLFSGTILDNLRWGDENASEEECIRVAKLACADEFIERFPDKYNTWIEQGGSNVSGGQKQRLTIARALLRKSKVLILDDSTSAVDTATDAKIRKAFREEIPGTTKIIIAQRISSVQDADRILVLDNGRIDGLGTHEELLKTNAIYQEVYSSQTQGSGDFDKQGGEQ
- a CDS encoding ABC transporter ATP-binding protein, which encodes MAQAKEVRGPGPRMGGPRPKVENPGKLLKRIMDEVFRHYLPHCILVLVCIVVSALANVQASLFLKTLMDDYIVPMTQQQDPDFAPLAAALLRVGIIYVIGILAAWGNARIMVNVTQGTLRNLRTQLFTHMESLPIKYFDQHPHGDIMSVYTNDVDTLRQMLSQSIPQLVSSAITIVSVFFSMCMLSWQLTIVTMLMVALMMFCSKKITQQSGKYFIQQQRDLGKLNGYIEEMMEGQKVVKVFTHEQKALDGFRQLNDQLKDSANKANSFANIMMPVNAQLGNISYAVCALAGAAMAVSGMGGTTLGTVVAFLSLNKGFNMPISQVSMQANSVIMALAGAERIFKMMDDPSETDEGYVTLVNAKYDRNDQLVETDERTGLWAWKHPHHDGTTTYHKLAGDITFTDVDFGYVPEKTVLHGINLYGRPGQKIAFVGSTGAGKTTITNLINRFYDIQDGKIRYDGINIHKIKKADLRRSLGIVLQDTHLFTGTVMENIRYGRLEATDEECIAAARLANADSFIKRLPEGYNTMLTGDGANLSQGQRQLLAIARAAVADPPVLILDEATSSIDTRTEALVQRGMDGLMYGRTSFVIAHRLSTVRNADCIVVLEQGRIIERGSHDELIAKKGKYYQLYTGNLAEN